From Virgibacillus ihumii, the proteins below share one genomic window:
- a CDS encoding ABC transporter ATP-binding protein, producing the protein MAAILEITDLSIAFGGHTAVNRISVRIPEKKFTSIIGPNGAGKTTLFNLLSGQLTPTEGQIFYKGQDITKQSTTKRARMGIGRSFQITNVFPNLTVLENVRLAVQSQAKVRYQMIAHFKHYKKFVDQAMLLLERVYLDSKAELLAANLAHGEKRKLELAMLLALKTDILLLDEPTAGMSLDEVPAIIEVIKNIKAEEDRTIVLIEHKMDMIMDLSDEVLVLFHGELLAKGTPEEIIENETVQSAYLGGMYDEQLA; encoded by the coding sequence ATGGCGGCGATATTGGAAATAACGGATCTGTCGATAGCTTTCGGCGGTCATACTGCTGTGAATCGCATTTCGGTACGGATTCCCGAGAAGAAATTCACCTCCATCATTGGACCAAATGGTGCGGGGAAAACAACTCTGTTCAATCTTCTGAGCGGTCAGCTTACACCAACTGAAGGACAGATTTTTTATAAAGGTCAGGATATAACCAAGCAGTCAACGACAAAACGAGCGCGAATGGGAATAGGCAGATCATTTCAGATTACAAATGTTTTTCCTAACCTGACAGTGCTTGAAAATGTCCGGCTGGCAGTTCAGTCCCAGGCTAAGGTGCGTTACCAGATGATTGCCCACTTCAAACATTATAAAAAGTTTGTTGATCAAGCAATGCTGCTGCTGGAAAGGGTTTATCTGGATTCGAAGGCTGAATTACTTGCGGCCAATCTTGCACATGGGGAAAAAAGAAAATTGGAACTGGCGATGCTTCTAGCGCTAAAAACAGATATACTGCTGCTTGATGAACCGACTGCCGGTATGTCTCTTGATGAAGTCCCGGCGATTATTGAGGTAATCAAAAATATTAAAGCGGAAGAGGATCGGACGATTGTCCTTATCGAACACAAAATGGATATGATTATGGATCTTTCGGATGAAGTGCTGGTTTTATTTCACGGGGAATTACTGGCAAAAGGCACACCCGAAGAGATTATTGAGAATGAAACGGTGCAGTCAGCCTATTTGGGAGGCATGTATGATGAGCAGCTTGCTTGA
- a CDS encoding ABC transporter ATP-binding protein: MSSLLELKQVEAYIQQFHILHDISFEVPKGEVTVLLGRNGAGKTTTLRTIMGLNSMSNGSIFLKDHEIGGLKTHAIAKSGVGYVPEDQGIFAELTVGENMKVAMMKEDEETTKRMEWILELFPDLKKFWKKQGGKLSGGQKQMLAIARAYVNENDLLLIDEPSKGLAPIVVEKVMESIQEMKERTTILLVEQNFMMASKIGDRFYIIDDGQTVHNGSMDDLRNDKMLMQKYLGIA, encoded by the coding sequence ATGAGCAGCTTGCTTGAGCTAAAACAGGTTGAAGCATACATACAGCAGTTTCATATTCTGCATGATATTTCTTTTGAGGTCCCCAAAGGCGAGGTAACTGTGCTGCTGGGCAGAAACGGTGCAGGCAAGACGACGACATTACGGACGATTATGGGATTAAACAGCATGTCGAACGGATCTATCTTTTTAAAAGATCACGAAATTGGCGGGTTAAAAACGCATGCCATTGCCAAAAGTGGTGTTGGCTATGTACCGGAGGATCAGGGTATCTTTGCTGAACTGACTGTCGGTGAAAATATGAAGGTCGCCATGATGAAAGAAGATGAGGAAACAACAAAGCGGATGGAGTGGATCCTGGAACTGTTTCCGGATCTAAAGAAATTTTGGAAAAAACAAGGCGGCAAACTGAGTGGAGGACAAAAGCAGATGCTTGCTATCGCACGGGCATATGTGAATGAAAACGATCTGCTGCTGATTGATGAGCCAAGTAAGGGCCTTGCCCCGATTGTAGTGGAAAAGGTTATGGAATCCATCCAAGAGATGAAAGAACGAACAACCATTTTATTGGTTGAACAAAATTTTATGATGGCAAGCAAAATTGGTGACCGCTTTTATATTATTGATGATGGTCAAACCGTTCACAACGGCAGTATGGATGATTTGCGTAATGATAAAATGCTGATGCAAAAATACCTCGGCATCGCTTAA
- a CDS encoding branched-chain amino acid ABC transporter permease: MDLIFGLTINGLATGMIIFLLAAGLTLIFGLMDVLNFAHGGLFVWGAFSGVWVYDLTGSFTLGIGAAIVTGLILGAITEFLIIRPVYGNHIQQILITLGLMLVLAELIKVVFGPEQQSAQPPAFLDGSFMLWDVIIIKYRLFIIAVGILIYAATSFILKRTRIGLIVRAGVMNKEMVQSLGINIQFVFMAVFMVGAAMAALSGMLMAPYSGVIYAEMGLEFAILAFIVVVIGGMGSFKGSLYAALLVGLTQAFMAYYVPALSLAVNMLLMAVVLIFRPQGLFKAKG, encoded by the coding sequence ATGGATTTAATTTTCGGATTAACAATTAATGGGCTTGCGACAGGAATGATTATATTTCTCCTGGCTGCGGGTTTGACACTGATCTTCGGGTTAATGGATGTTTTGAATTTTGCCCATGGCGGCTTGTTTGTCTGGGGGGCGTTCAGTGGAGTCTGGGTGTACGATTTAACCGGCAGTTTTACCCTTGGAATTGGTGCGGCAATCGTTACCGGCTTAATTCTCGGGGCGATAACGGAATTTTTGATTATCAGACCGGTATACGGAAATCATATCCAGCAGATTTTGATTACACTGGGTCTTATGCTGGTGCTTGCTGAGTTGATTAAAGTAGTATTCGGGCCGGAACAGCAATCTGCTCAGCCCCCGGCATTTCTTGACGGCAGTTTTATGTTGTGGGATGTCATCATTATCAAATATCGGCTATTTATCATTGCAGTCGGTATTCTCATTTATGCTGCAACCTCCTTTATATTAAAACGGACACGGATTGGTCTTATTGTCCGGGCGGGTGTGATGAATAAAGAAATGGTGCAGTCGCTCGGGATCAACATACAATTTGTGTTCATGGCTGTATTTATGGTCGGCGCAGCGATGGCCGCACTGAGTGGAATGCTGATGGCTCCTTATTCCGGTGTTATTTATGCAGAAATGGGGCTTGAGTTTGCAATTCTGGCATTTATTGTCGTTGTAATTGGCGGCATGGGGAGTTTTAAAGGTTCATTGTACGCTGCACTTTTAGTTGGATTGACACAAGCGTTTATGGCCTACTATGTGCCCGCACTCAGCCTGGCAGTTAATATGCTGTTGATGGCAGTAGTACTTATTTTCCGTCCACAGGGATTATTCAAGGCGAAGGGGTGA
- a CDS encoding branched-chain amino acid ABC transporter permease has translation MQLRHVEKSTWIYLVVALLLFAVPFIFTERSILFLIMQIFIFGIFAMSYDLLLGYTGIISFGHAMFFGIGAYSAALMLDQSDATIMSLVAGILLAVIIAALVSFIAGIMTLRLKSHYYAMLTLALAGLFLVAAEKWTSLTGGGEGFTFLLPDILRDSGTMYVICLVSLILFFFGLRRFTKSPMGKVLVAIRENENRTESLGFQVLHYKVIVSVISGIIASLAGVLYVLSLRFIDTSVFAVDVTLDALLMTIIGGVGTLIGPIIGAGLMEFAHHWLSDLADVHWIFERWIIIYGTVYILAVIFFPQGIVGTIQNKFVNRLRK, from the coding sequence ATGCAGCTGCGTCATGTTGAAAAAAGCACCTGGATTTACCTGGTCGTTGCATTGCTTTTATTTGCAGTACCATTCATTTTTACTGAGCGAAGTATTCTGTTTTTAATTATGCAGATTTTTATTTTTGGTATTTTTGCTATGAGTTACGACTTGCTTTTAGGCTATACTGGCATCATTTCATTTGGGCATGCCATGTTTTTCGGAATTGGTGCATATTCAGCCGCACTTATGCTGGATCAAAGTGATGCGACGATCATGTCACTGGTTGCCGGTATTTTACTGGCGGTGATCATTGCCGCCCTTGTCAGTTTTATTGCAGGCATTATGACATTACGTCTTAAAAGTCATTATTATGCTATGTTGACATTAGCGCTCGCAGGTCTGTTTCTGGTAGCGGCGGAAAAATGGACCAGTCTGACTGGCGGCGGAGAAGGATTCACATTTTTGCTTCCGGATATACTGCGTGATTCCGGAACGATGTATGTGATCTGCCTCGTTTCGCTGATTCTGTTCTTTTTTGGACTTAGAAGGTTTACCAAATCACCAATGGGCAAAGTGCTGGTGGCCATTCGGGAAAATGAAAACAGAACAGAATCACTTGGTTTTCAGGTGCTTCACTATAAAGTGATTGTCAGTGTTATTTCAGGCATCATTGCAAGCCTTGCTGGCGTGTTATATGTATTATCACTGCGCTTTATTGATACAAGTGTTTTTGCCGTAGATGTAACGTTGGATGCACTTCTGATGACAATTATAGGTGGAGTCGGAACGCTCATTGGACCGATTATCGGTGCTGGGTTAATGGAGTTTGCACATCACTGGTTATCAGATCTTGCAGATGTGCATTGGATTTTTGAGCGTTGGATTATTATTTACGGTACCGTTTATATTTTAGCTGTTATCTTTTTTCCGCAGGGGATTGTCGGTACAATTCAGAATAAATTTGTGAATCGATTACGAAAGTGA
- a CDS encoding 3-oxoacyl-ACP synthase, whose translation MEPIGVLSTGVYIPAPKMSSTEIAEQSGLPIAVVEQKMGITEKPVPGDDDHTCAMGVFAARKAVAKADLNPEEIDLVIYIGEEHKEYPLWTASIKLQEEIGAVNAWAFDMALRCGTTIAALKVAKDMMTADDSIQTVLLAGGYRNSDFINYQNERTRFMFNLGAGGGAVILQKGHTENQLLATHMITDGTFSEDVVVTTGGTKNPLTRKTLEAGLYQLDVLDPPGMKKRLAEKSMVNFIICIEKALSKSGMDKKDIDYIAMLHMKRSAHEYVLDQLGVNHNKSIYLEDYGHIGQMDQIISLELAEARGMLKRGDVVVLVSAGIGYAWGANVIVWGEQKEAG comes from the coding sequence ATGGAACCAATTGGTGTATTAAGTACAGGTGTATACATTCCAGCCCCCAAAATGAGCTCGACAGAAATTGCAGAACAATCCGGTCTGCCGATTGCAGTGGTTGAACAGAAAATGGGAATCACGGAAAAACCAGTACCCGGTGATGATGATCATACATGTGCCATGGGTGTTTTTGCTGCAAGAAAGGCAGTTGCGAAGGCTGATCTTAACCCTGAAGAAATTGACCTGGTCATTTATATCGGCGAGGAACATAAAGAATACCCATTATGGACAGCTTCAATCAAGCTGCAGGAGGAAATCGGTGCAGTGAATGCCTGGGCATTTGATATGGCATTACGCTGCGGAACAACAATTGCAGCATTGAAAGTTGCCAAAGATATGATGACAGCTGATGATTCGATTCAAACAGTTCTCCTTGCCGGAGGATATCGAAATAGTGATTTTATAAATTATCAGAATGAACGAACCCGGTTTATGTTTAATCTTGGAGCAGGCGGCGGTGCGGTTATCCTGCAAAAAGGTCACACGGAAAATCAGTTGCTTGCGACCCACATGATTACAGATGGAACGTTTTCCGAGGATGTGGTTGTCACAACAGGCGGAACCAAAAACCCGCTGACGAGAAAAACGCTGGAAGCAGGTCTTTATCAGCTGGATGTGCTGGATCCGCCCGGCATGAAAAAGAGATTGGCAGAAAAATCAATGGTTAATTTTATCATCTGTATTGAAAAGGCCTTGTCTAAAAGCGGAATGGATAAAAAAGATATTGATTATATTGCGATGCTGCATATGAAGCGGTCCGCGCATGAATATGTTCTTGATCAGCTTGGGGTCAATCATAATAAATCTATTTATCTGGAAGACTACGGACATATCGGTCAGATGGACCAGATTATTTCCCTGGAACTTGCTGAAGCACGTGGTATGCTGAAGAGAGGCGATGTCGTTGTGCTGGTATCTGCCGGGATTGGCTATGCCTGGGGGGCCAATGTAATTGTTTGGGGTGAACAAAAGGAGGCTGGATAG
- a CDS encoding intracellular short-chain-length polyhydroxyalkanoate depolymerase has protein sequence MVNILLKRVSLPNGEEIAYREREGGDDKVLLVHGNMTSSEHWDVVMENMNDFFNVIAVDLRGFGNSSYHHPIESIKDFSDDLKMFCDQIGLHDFALAGWSLGGAVAQQFCADNPGYANRLFLLASASTRGYAYYATGANGFPDTSNRLTSLDEVRKDGKTKLVQGAYDTKNYDLLRQTWDMLIYRNEKPDPARYEKYLADMTTQRNLAETYHVLNLFNISNVSNGLVDGNGKVEHITIPILITRGDEDLVVSREMTNELIADYGDKAVYLEFSGAGHSPLIDNLEKLLIMMEDFFNGKDVRK, from the coding sequence ATGGTAAATATTTTACTGAAAAGGGTGTCTTTGCCAAATGGCGAGGAAATTGCCTATCGCGAGCGTGAAGGCGGCGATGATAAGGTGCTGCTGGTCCATGGTAATATGACCTCGTCGGAACATTGGGACGTTGTTATGGAAAACATGAACGATTTTTTTAACGTGATTGCTGTTGATTTGCGCGGATTCGGCAATTCTTCGTATCATCATCCGATTGAATCGATTAAGGATTTTTCAGATGATTTGAAGATGTTTTGTGATCAAATTGGATTACATGATTTTGCATTAGCGGGCTGGTCGCTCGGTGGTGCAGTAGCCCAGCAATTTTGTGCTGATAATCCGGGCTATGCGAACCGGCTATTCCTGCTTGCATCAGCATCAACACGAGGGTATGCATATTATGCAACAGGTGCAAATGGTTTTCCTGATACGTCAAACCGGCTTACGTCGTTGGACGAGGTAAGAAAGGACGGGAAAACCAAGCTTGTTCAGGGAGCATATGACACGAAAAATTATGATTTGCTTCGGCAGACATGGGATATGCTGATCTATCGAAATGAGAAACCTGATCCGGCGCGGTACGAAAAATATTTGGCGGATATGACAACCCAGCGGAACCTGGCGGAAACCTACCATGTTTTGAATCTATTTAATATCAGTAATGTCAGCAATGGGCTGGTGGATGGAAATGGAAAAGTGGAACATATTACGATTCCAATCCTGATTACCCGGGGTGATGAGGATTTGGTTGTATCAAGAGAAATGACAAATGAACTCATTGCTGATTATGGAGATAAAGCGGTTTATCTGGAATTTTCCGGGGCCGGGCATTCTCCGCTGATCGACAATTTGGAGAAACTGCTTATAATGATGGAAGACTTTTTTAATGGAAAGGACGTTCGTAAATGA
- the fabG gene encoding 3-oxoacyl-ACP reductase FabG, with product MNRLQDKVVIITGAANGIGLQAAKTFAGEGAQVVIADFDEEKGEQREQELLAEGLTCTFVQVNVADRGSVDAMVDSVLSGYGKVDILINNAGITRDGMLSKLAPEHFQQVIDVNLTGVFHCTQAVLPAMTAQGKGKIVNTSSVTGTYGNIGQTNYAAAKAGIIGMTKTWAKELARKGINVNAVAPGFTETGMVADVPDKVIDKMKAQVPMGRLGRPEDIANAYLFLSSNEADYVNGHVLHVDGGIMM from the coding sequence ATGAACAGATTGCAGGATAAAGTAGTGATTATTACAGGTGCTGCAAACGGGATTGGCTTACAGGCTGCAAAGACTTTTGCTGGAGAAGGTGCACAGGTTGTCATCGCAGATTTTGATGAAGAGAAAGGTGAGCAGCGCGAGCAAGAACTGCTTGCGGAGGGATTGACGTGCACATTTGTTCAGGTGAATGTTGCTGACCGGGGAAGTGTGGATGCTATGGTTGACAGCGTTCTATCGGGTTATGGGAAGGTAGATATTTTAATTAACAATGCAGGGATCACCAGGGACGGGATGCTTTCCAAATTAGCTCCGGAACATTTCCAGCAGGTGATTGATGTTAACTTGACCGGAGTGTTTCATTGTACACAGGCTGTTCTGCCGGCGATGACAGCACAAGGAAAAGGGAAAATCGTCAATACGTCTTCAGTAACCGGTACATACGGCAATATTGGCCAAACCAATTATGCGGCAGCAAAGGCGGGAATCATTGGGATGACGAAGACATGGGCGAAAGAACTTGCTCGTAAGGGAATAAATGTAAACGCAGTAGCTCCTGGTTTTACCGAAACGGGGATGGTAGCTGATGTGCCGGATAAGGTAATTGACAAAATGAAAGCACAGGTGCCGATGGGGCGGCTGGGCAGACCGGAAGATATTGCAAATGCCTATCTGTTTCTCTCTTCCAACGAAGCGGACTATGTGAATGGACATGTGCTGCACGTGGACGGCGGTATTATGATGTAA
- a CDS encoding class I adenylate-forming enzyme family protein, whose translation MDGSWISSIFLYKCNHHVTSVFYTGHNTDGTGGIAMQAAVDWFQSRVNLFPDKQAAVDAETNVAWTYTELNDRAEFLAQYLLQNGVRKGDRVALLAPNHVSYFDFVFACMKIGSVFVPLNWRLSRNELDYVLKDCSPKLIGVSPVFQDKLKQNRTTCIAITDNNYLDGLHLSGSYSVEEVPTEGDPLAMIYTGGTTGKPKGAVLSHRSILWNAMNTIISWNLTNEDITLTCLPMFHTGGLNVLSLPLLLSGGKVVISSEFEAATAINDLLTYQCTIVLCVPTMYHMMIQTKAFQNASFPHMKVFLSGGAPCPHKIYNAFRAKGIPFKEGYGLTEAGPNNFYIDPFETKRKLGSVGKPMLFNDIKIVAGNGKEVSGNEVGELLIRGNHSFEYYWNKPEQTEQTLINGWVRTGDLARRDDEEYIYIVGRKKDMIITGGENVYPLEIEHWLESHVSVKEAAVLGFPDEKWGEIVVAFIVADVVISDHEWHEYCGRKLARYKIPKKFILLDELPKTHVGKINKAILKEKIT comes from the coding sequence ATGGATGGTTCATGGATCAGCAGTATTTTCCTGTATAAGTGTAACCATCATGTAACTTCTGTTTTCTATACTGGCCATAATACAGATGGAACTGGAGGGATAGCAATGCAAGCTGCGGTGGATTGGTTTCAGAGCAGGGTGAATCTCTTCCCTGATAAACAGGCGGCGGTAGATGCGGAAACGAATGTGGCCTGGACATATACCGAATTAAATGATCGGGCGGAATTTCTGGCACAGTATTTATTGCAAAACGGAGTCAGAAAAGGGGATCGGGTAGCACTTTTGGCGCCTAATCATGTCAGTTATTTCGATTTTGTATTTGCCTGCATGAAAATTGGTTCAGTTTTTGTTCCGCTTAATTGGCGTCTTTCAAGGAATGAACTAGATTATGTCCTAAAGGATTGTTCACCGAAACTGATCGGGGTATCGCCGGTTTTTCAGGATAAACTTAAGCAAAATCGAACAACCTGCATAGCGATTACGGATAATAATTATTTGGATGGATTACATTTATCCGGGAGCTATTCGGTCGAAGAAGTGCCAACGGAAGGGGATCCCCTCGCAATGATATATACAGGAGGGACCACAGGAAAACCTAAAGGAGCGGTACTATCCCATCGTTCAATATTATGGAATGCAATGAACACGATCATCAGCTGGAACTTGACGAATGAAGACATAACCTTGACTTGTCTCCCAATGTTCCATACAGGTGGATTGAATGTGCTGTCACTGCCTTTACTGCTCTCAGGCGGCAAGGTGGTGATTTCATCTGAGTTTGAGGCTGCTACGGCAATTAATGATTTACTTACATATCAATGTACAATTGTATTATGTGTTCCGACTATGTATCACATGATGATACAGACAAAGGCTTTTCAGAACGCTTCGTTTCCGCATATGAAGGTTTTTTTATCAGGGGGCGCCCCGTGTCCGCATAAAATTTACAATGCCTTCCGTGCAAAAGGTATTCCATTTAAAGAGGGGTATGGGTTAACTGAGGCTGGGCCGAATAATTTTTACATTGACCCTTTTGAAACAAAACGAAAACTTGGCTCTGTAGGCAAACCAATGCTGTTTAATGACATTAAAATTGTTGCGGGAAACGGTAAAGAAGTTAGCGGAAACGAGGTTGGTGAACTGTTGATACGCGGAAATCATTCCTTTGAATATTATTGGAATAAACCGGAGCAGACGGAACAGACGCTTATTAACGGATGGGTGCGCACCGGTGATTTAGCAAGACGGGATGATGAAGAATATATTTATATTGTCGGCCGAAAAAAAGATATGATCATTACCGGCGGGGAAAATGTTTATCCATTGGAAATTGAACACTGGCTGGAATCGCACGTAAGCGTGAAAGAGGCAGCGGTACTGGGTTTTCCAGATGAAAAGTGGGGAGAGATTGTTGTTGCATTTATTGTTGCGGATGTGGTGATTAGTGATCATGAATGGCATGAATACTGCGGACGAAAACTGGCCAGGTATAAAATACCCAAAAAATTTATCTTGCTGGATGAACTTCCTAAAACCCACGTCGGAAAAATTAATAAGGCAATATTAAAAGAAAAAATAACGTAA
- a CDS encoding MOSC domain-containing protein, giving the protein MDKAYVHKLFTGKVKQMGYEGAENRMDRPWKSGMFKQERQGEPWLGKTGFTEDEVADTKNHGGPEKAVFAYPKKHYVFWQDELELDSIGVSAMGENLSVENADEFQVCIGDTYRFGESLIQVSQPRQPCWKPARRFRIMDFALRIQNSGRTGWYFRVLKEGNASSGMYLELIERPYPQWTIAACNEVMHVKKDDLKAAEKLASCELLAPNWKRTLNKRLRGKQSSVEKRVFGPNK; this is encoded by the coding sequence ATGGATAAAGCCTACGTACATAAATTATTTACTGGAAAAGTAAAGCAAATGGGCTATGAAGGTGCAGAAAACCGGATGGACCGGCCATGGAAAAGCGGTATGTTCAAGCAGGAAAGACAAGGTGAGCCGTGGTTGGGAAAAACCGGGTTTACTGAAGATGAAGTGGCTGATACGAAAAATCATGGCGGCCCGGAAAAGGCTGTGTTTGCCTATCCTAAAAAGCATTATGTGTTTTGGCAGGATGAACTAGAGCTGGATTCAATTGGTGTGTCAGCGATGGGGGAAAACCTGTCAGTGGAAAATGCTGATGAATTTCAAGTTTGTATAGGTGATACATACCGTTTTGGTGAAAGCCTTATTCAAGTGTCACAGCCTCGGCAACCATGCTGGAAGCCTGCCAGGAGATTCCGTATCATGGATTTTGCACTCCGCATACAGAACAGTGGACGTACAGGCTGGTATTTTCGTGTGCTTAAGGAAGGGAATGCCAGTTCCGGAATGTATCTCGAATTAATTGAGCGCCCTTATCCACAATGGACAATAGCTGCATGTAATGAAGTAATGCATGTAAAAAAAGATGATTTAAAGGCAGCCGAAAAATTGGCATCCTGCGAGTTGCTTGCACCGAACTGGAAACGGACCTTAAATAAAAGATTACGCGGTAAACAGTCATCTGTGGAAAAACGGGTATTCGGTCCAAACAAATAA
- a CDS encoding DUF2179 domain-containing protein, with the protein MLGNAFVMVAIILVINIVYVSLSTMRMILTLKGRRYTAAFVSMFEIVVYVVGLGLVLDNLNEIQNLIAYAIGFGLGVIVGTRIEEKLALGYITVNVISSDPDIAFTRKLRDRGYGVTSWFAYGMDGDRLAMQILTPRKYELQLYETIKHIDPKAFIISYEPKQINGGFWVKQVRKGRLFNPRKNNVPKAKPEVKPEDTLGE; encoded by the coding sequence ATGCTGGGTAACGCGTTTGTTATGGTTGCAATTATTCTTGTAATTAATATTGTGTATGTATCGCTGTCAACGATGCGAATGATTTTGACGTTAAAAGGACGAAGGTATACGGCTGCTTTTGTAAGTATGTTTGAGATTGTTGTATATGTGGTTGGACTGGGTCTCGTATTGGATAATTTAAATGAAATCCAGAATCTGATTGCGTATGCGATTGGTTTTGGTCTTGGCGTGATTGTCGGGACACGAATTGAGGAAAAACTCGCCCTTGGTTATATTACGGTCAACGTTATTTCCTCAGATCCGGATATTGCATTTACCCGTAAATTAAGGGATCGCGGTTATGGAGTGACAAGCTGGTTTGCCTACGGGATGGATGGTGATCGGCTTGCAATGCAAATTCTAACACCAAGAAAATATGAATTACAGCTGTATGAAACCATTAAGCACATTGATCCAAAGGCATTTATTATTTCATATGAGCCGAAGCAGATTAATGGCGGTTTTTGGGTAAAACAAGTTCGAAAAGGGCGACTGTTCAATCCGCGGAAAAATAATGTTCCAAAAGCTAAACCGGAAGTGAAGCCTGAAGATACGCTTGGTGAGTGA
- a CDS encoding ArsR/SmtB family transcription factor, whose translation MEKSIIELEAAAQTLKLLGDHTRLTIMGLVKNRDCCVCEFVEVLQMTQPAISQHLRKLRDAGLVKEQRRGQWIFYSLNTSHATYPIIQQVLEQVPDQKEKLRTLYDAELRIQCDL comes from the coding sequence ATGGAAAAATCGATAATTGAATTGGAAGCTGCCGCCCAAACGCTAAAACTGCTGGGTGATCATACACGCTTAACGATTATGGGGTTGGTAAAGAATCGTGACTGTTGTGTGTGTGAGTTTGTTGAGGTGCTGCAAATGACCCAGCCAGCTATTAGCCAACACTTAAGAAAACTGAGGGATGCTGGTCTTGTAAAGGAACAGCGAAGAGGACAATGGATTTTTTACTCATTAAATACTTCCCATGCGACATATCCGATTATTCAACAGGTTTTAGAGCAGGTACCTGATCAAAAAGAGAAATTACGTACATTGTATGATGCGGAATTACGTATCCAATGTGATTTGTAG